A segment of the Mangrovimonas sp. YM274 genome:
AAAACCAACGTTAGAACAATAATTAGAACTAATACTCAAAATTTATAACCATGATGTTATCTTTTAACCTACAAGAAGGTGCAGAATTACTTACTGAAGAACAACCAGTAGAGAAAACACTTTCCATCATTGAACTTATTGGAAGTGGCGGTCTTGCCGGACAAGTAATTATTGCTGTTCTTTTTATCCTGTTGATTATGGCGGTTTACATTTATTTTGAACGTCTCTTTGCTATTAAGGATGCTTCCAAAGTAGACTCCAATTTCATGAACCAAATTAAGGATCATGTTAGTAATGGGAAAATTGATTCGGCTCAAATGTTGTGCGCCCAAGTGAATACACCCGTTTCCAGATTGATCAATAAAGGGATTACCCGTATTGGGAAGCCTTTGGAAGATATCAATACCGCCATTGAAAGTGCCGGGAGATTGGAAGTTTATAGCTTAGAGAAAAATGTCAGTGTATTGGCCACGATATCCGGTGCAGCCCCAATGATCGGATTTCTTGGTACAGTAATTGGTATGATTCTATCAATCTTTGAAATTGCCAATTCAGGAGGTCAAATCGATATTAAACTATTGGCCGATGGATTGTATACGGCCATGACAACTACAGTTGCCGGGTTAATTGTTGGTATTGTTGGATATATTGCTTACAATCATTTAGTGGTAAAAACCGATAAGGTTGTGTACCAAATGGAAGCAAATTCTTTAGAGTTCTTGGATCACTTAAATGAGCCTATCTAATGAATTTAAGAGGAAGAAATAAAGTCACGCCAGAATTCAATATGTCGTCCATGACGGATATTGTATTTCTGTTATTGATCTTTTTTATGTTGGCATCTACTTTGGTAACCACAAACGCCATTGATATTTTATTGCCAAAGGCCAGTGGTAAAACCGAAAACAAGAAATCGGTAGCGGTTAGCATTACAAAAGATCTAAGATATTATATAGACCAAAAATTGGTGGGAGAAAGTGTTTTGGAAACCCAATTGGTTTCTGCACTTGCTGGACAGGACAAACCAACGGTGGTATTGCGTGCAGAAAAATCTGTACCGGTAGATAACGTGGTTAAGGTTATGGACATTGCCAATAGAAACAAGTTCAAGGTTATTTTAGCAGTAAAACCGAATAATTAATATGAAATATTTTGAGACCAAATATGAGCGCAACTCGGCCAAGATTACCGCATTGATTATGGTGATTTTGATATTGTTGTTATTTGTAGTTGGTCATAAATATTTGGATCCGCCAGAGGAATACGGCGTAGCCGTTAATTTTGGAAATTCTGCAGTAGGAAGTGGCGATGTACAGCCCACAAAACCTTTGGCACCACCTAAGGAAACTGTTGAAACCCCTGTAGAGGAGGTGAAGCCAGAAGAAACTGTGCAACCACAACCTAAAGAAGTTACGGAAACAGCAACCAAAGCTGAAGATGTGCTCACGGAGGAAAGTGCCGAAGCCATTGCTATTAAGAAGAAAAAGGAAGCTGATGCCAAAGCCAAAGCTGAAGCCGAACGTGTTGAACGTGAAAAACGTGAAGCTGCTGAAAAGAAACGTTTGGAGGAAGAGAAGAAAAGACAAGAAGAGGCTAAGAAGAAAAAAGCGTTGGATGCATTAATAGGGGGTGTCAGCAATTCCGAAGGTACGGAAGCCGGAGGTGAAGGCCCAGATGGAAAACCAGGAGATAAAGGTCAATTGGATGGTGATCCGTATGCCCCAAGTTATTTTGGAGGTAGTGGTCCTGGAAAAGGAGGGGTAGGTTATGGTCTAGGAGGTAGAGGAACCCCTAGCAAGCAAATATTCAGACAGGACTGTAATGAATATGGATTGGTGGTTGTACGTATTGAGGTGGATAGAAGTGGTAATGTCGTTGCGGCCGAACCAGGTATTAGAGGTACAACAAATACACACCCTTGTTTATTGGAACCAGCTAAAAAAATTGCCCTATCGCATAAATGGCCAGCTGATCCCAAAGCACCTGCCAGACAGGTAGGATTTGTAAGCATTAATTTTGATGTAACCCAGTAGACATATGAATTATCAGGAAACTGTGAACTGGATGTTTAAGCAGTTACCTATGTATCAAAATTTAGGTACATCTGCCTATAAGAAAGATTTGAGCAACACTTTGTTGCTGGCTGCAGAGCTAAATCATCCTGAAAATCATTTTAAAAGCATACACGTGGCCGGTACCAATGGAAAAGGGTCTACCAGCCACATGTTGGCTTCTATACTTCAAGAAGCAGGCTATAAAGTAGGGCTTTATACGTCACCACATTTAAAGGACTTTAGAGAGCGCATCAAAATCAATGGTGAAGACATCTCAGAAGACTTTGTAGTTGATTTTATAGATAAACATCTAGACTTTTTTCAAAACAATCACCTGTCATTCTTTGAAATGACGGTTGGGATGGCATTCGATTATTTTGCCAAATCCAAAGTGGATATCGCTATCATTGAGGTGGGGTTGGGAGGCAGACTGGATTCTACCAATATAATTACGCCTTTGGTTTCGGTGATTACCAATATTGGTTTGGACCATACCCAATTTTTGGGGAATGATTTGGTGTCTATAGCCAAAGAAAAAGCAGGCATTATCAAAAGGAATGTTCCTGTCGTGATTGGGGAAACCCAAGAAGAAACCGAAGCTGTATTTAAGGATAAGGCTGGGGAAGAGGGCGCCGAGATTCATTTTGCGGATCAAGAAATAGGTTCTGTATATGAGAGTGATTTAAAAGGACTGTATCAGCAGAAGAACATCAAAACGGTGTTGCAGGCTATTCAATTGTTGCGAAAGGATGAATTTATTATTTCAGATGAAGCTGTGCAGTCAGGTTTAAAGAAGGTGTCTGCGAATACTGGATTGAAAGGACGTTGGCAGATTCTTGAAGAAAACCCAAAAATTGTTTGTGATACGGCACACAATAAAGAAGGGCTTAAATATATCGTAGAACAATTATCTAAAGAAAATTATCAGCAACTTCATATAGTTTTTGGAGTTGTCAATGATAAATCGCTCGAGCCAATTTTTGAGTTAATGCCAAAAAATGCGACTTATTATTTCTGCAAGCCTGATATGCCAAGAGGATTAGATGCAGACGTTTTGAAGGACGAATTTTTAAATCATGGTTTTGTTGGAGAGGTGTATTCTAGTGTAAATGAGGGATTAAAAACAGCTAGAGAGCATGCGGGTAAAAGTGACTTTATTTATGTTGGAGGAAGCACTTTTGTAGTGGCGGAAATAATTTGAAAAATATTTCAAAAAAGCTTTTGAGATATGGAAAACTAGACTATATTTGCAGTCCAATTAGGAAGGGCGCGTAGCTCAGTTGGTTCAGAGCACTTGGTTTACACCCAAGGGGTCAGGGGTTCGAATCCCTTCGCGCCCACAGAAAAAGCTTCTCATATCGAGAAGCTTTTCTTATTTATAGAGGGTCTTATGTTTATTGAAAAGTATTAAAATCTAGTTCAGAAACGTAAGTAAAAATTTTTCAAAAAAATGTTTTGAGAAATAAAAAACTAGATTATATTTGCAGCCGCAACAAGCAAGGGCGCGTAGCTCAGTTGGTTCAGAGCACTTGGTTTACACCCAAGGGGTCAGGGGTTCGAATCCCTTCGCGCCCACAAAAAAAGCTTCTCAAAATGAGAAGCTTTTTTAATTTACAATAGTTCCAATACCCGTTCCAAAGCCATTCCTCTAGATCCTTTTATCAGGATAAATTCATTTTCAATAACAATACCTTCCAAGTGTTTTTTTAAGTCTTCAAATAACTCAAATTTAAAGGTGTTTTCCCCATTTGATGTAGTATTGTGGAAATGTTTTCCAATAATATAAATAGAGCCGTTAAAATGCGTTTCCAGATAGTTTAAGATTGCTTGGTGTTCTTCTGCAGAAGTGTTTCCCAATTCAAACATATCCCCTAAGAACACGGTTTTGTGCAAATCACTATTATATTGAATAAAATTCTCCAGTGCGGCCTTCATGCTGGTTGGATTGGCATTGTAGGCGTCCAATATAATTTTATTACTTCCTTTCTCTAAAAATTGGGATCTATTATTGCTAGGAATATAGGTTTCAATACCTTTTTTGATATTGACTGTAGCAACCTTAAAATAGGAGGCAATGGCTATCGCACTACTAATATTGTTATAGTTGTATATGCCCGTTAAATGTGATGTAATTTCTGTGCCATCAAAATTTACAATAACTTCAGATTGGGCATTGGTAAGTTTAATATTGGCATCTGCATTCGTTGCTTCTCCAAAAGTGAAAACTGGCTTGTAGGCGCCTATTTGTTTTAATTGGGTTGCGTCGTTTGCATTGATGAAAACCGTTTTGTTATGGACTTTCAAATAATCATATAATTCGGATTTTGCCGTAATTACACCTTCCAAGCTGCCAAAGCCTTCTAAATGGGCCTTTCCAAAATTGGTAATTAAACCATAATCTGGTTGCGCTATGGAACATAGAAAAGCAATTTCTTTATGGTGATTGGCGCCCATTTCAACAATCCCAATTTCTGTTTCTTGTGTCATCTCTAAAAGAGTTAAAGGAACTCCAATATGGTTGTTCAGATTGCCCTTGGTGGCAGAAGTTCTGAATTGGGTTGACAGGACTGCGTTAATCAATTCCTTGGTTGTTGTCTTGCCATTACTACCTGTTAAGGCAATGATGGGAAGGTTTAATTTTTTACGGTGATAGGTGGCTAATTCTTGTAAAGCTGTCAGCACATCTTTCACCAAAATCATTTGGGGGTTTGTTGCGTATTCCTTCTCATCAATTACAGCGTATTTAGCACCGCTTTCAAGGGCCTGTTGTGCAAATGTGTTGCCATTAAAATTGTCGCCTTTTAAAGCAAAGAAAATGGCATTTGTTGTTACTTTTCGTGTGTCTGTCGTTACAGAGGAACACTCCAAAAAAGCCTTATATAAATGTTCTATATTCATGAATTAAATGTAATAAAAAAGTCCTAACAGCAATGTTAGGACTTTTTAGATTTATAACTAAGATATGATTTAGTTCTTTGTTTTGTTTTTCATTTTAGATTTAGATCCAACTCTAGACATTGCACATCTGAATCCGATGTAATCTGTAGCCATATCCTGTGGGAAATATCTACGTTGAGCAGGGTCTAACCAGTAGTCTCTATCTTTCCAAGATCCACCTTTGTACACTCTTACGTTATCGTTAATCAAAGAAGTTCTAGCGTTAGACTTGTCATATTCCTTGATTAATACTCCAGCAGAGTCTCTTTCGATGTTGTGCATTGGAGAGTTGTACATCTTTCTAGTAGAAGATACTTTTTCTCCTTCTTCGCTTTCATCGAAGTTGTCTTGGTAGTAACGAGATGATCTTACATCACCGTCTCTAAAGTTTCTGTTGTCAGAAGTGTCGAAGTTTGTTCTTAAGTAAGTTTCATTGTCATCAACAGGAACTTGTAAAATTTCACCAGGAAGATTTCTTGCAACGATTTTTCCATTACTTAAAGTGTCATATACAATTTCGTCTGGAGTTACAATTTTAACAGTTCCATCTTCTCCAATAGCGTTTTTAGTATAAACGTTACCACGGTAGTAGTTGAAATCGTTAAATTCATCATCAACGATAGGTCTATAAACGTCTGCTACCCATTCTGCAACGTTACCGGCCATATCATATAAACCGTAATCGTTAGGAGCGTAAGACATTACTTTAGCTGTAATATCGGCACCGTCATCAGACCATCCAGCAATTCCACCGTAATCTCCTTTTCCTTGCTTGAAGTTAGCTAACTGATCACCTCTAGATTTTCTCTTTCCAGATCTCGTGTAAGCTCCATTCCAAGGATATTTCTTTCTACCTCTATAAACATTGTAGCTTCTTAATTCGCTCATACCTAAAGCGGCATATTCCCACTCAGCTTCTGAAGGTAGACGGTATTTTGGAGAGATAACCCCAGTTTCTCTGCTTGCGTAAACGTTGATTTCGTTTCCTTCAGCATCGGTCATTGGCTTAAGGTTTCCGCCTCTTAATACTTCTTCGTTTCCTCCAAAAGTTTGTGTTGGAGCGTTGATATAAGTATCGGTGTTAAAGTTGCTATCCGCAGATGCATCAGTTAAGTGAGAATCTCTTTTTAGGTAACCTGCATCTTGCAAGTACATTTCGTTAACACGGTCTGTTCTCCAATTTGCAAATTCAACAGCTTGAATCCAGCTAACACCTACAACAGGGTATTCTCCATAACCTGGGTGACGTAGATAGTTTTCTGTCATCATTTCGCTATATCCTAAACGGTTTCTCCATACCAAAGTGTCAGGAAGAGCACCTTCGTAAATTAACTTAAAGTTAGGATCATCTGGTGGGTAAACTCTTTTAATCCAATCCAGATACTCTAAGTACATCATATTGGTTACTTCCGTTTCATCCATGTAGAAAGACTGAACGTGTTGTTGATTTGGAGAGTTATTCCAATCGTGCATCACATCGTCTTGTACTTTACCCATGGTAAAAGTTCCTCCTTCAATGAAAACTAACCCAGGAGCAGTTTCTTGTTCTTTAAAGCTTGTGTTGTATTGAAAACCTCCTTCTCTGTCATTAATCGTCCAGCCAGTGGCTCTCGAATTATTCTTCGACGAGGAAGATTTGTTACAACTAAACAATGCTAAAGATAGCGTTAGGGCTAACAGTATCCTTAGATTTAAAACGTGTTTCATATCCATACTTTTAAGTAAGCTAAATTAATTTTAGAGACGCAATATAGTAATTAACGGCAAATTAACAACCTTTTTTTTGAAAATTTACCTGTAAAAGCTGTATTTCATCCTTTTTTTTGAGCATTACATCGGATTTTTTACGGTTTATCGATGTATTTTGTCTTTAAATAACGGTAGGCGAATTTAATTATTGTTGTAATTTTGAAGAAATATTTCGAGACCTATACTATATATACCATACAGTCGTTAATTGATTATGAAAAAAAGCTTACACATTTTCTTTGCCTTAATGTCTTTTTTTGGCTTTTCGCAGCAACAACAGTTTCAAATTACTTGGGGAGGGACCAAAGTCTTGGAAACCTCTGTTTCAAAAATGACCTTGCCGGCTTTCAATTCCTCCAATTATGTTTTTGATGACGAGAGGGGGCTTATCTTTTTTTCAACCTTGGAGAATGTTTCTAGGATCGATGAAAGTTCAATTGCATTGAGCAATGTTAGTTATAGTACTATTTCGAAGTCGGATTTAAAAGATTTGCCTTTGAATACAATTCCTAAATCTCCAAGGATTAAGGCGTATAATACCTCGGCCAGAGGTGTGTTGGGGGTTCAAATTGAAGTTAGCCCTATTATTGAAGATCGTGGAGTGTACAAGAAAATTACAGGGTTTACCGCGATGTATAACCTTGGAGGGGCTGCATCTCGCAATGGTCAAGGGGTTATGGATGTGCCTACTATTGGTAATTCAGTTTTAGCTAATGGGGAATGGTATAAGTTCTATGTTGATAAAACTGGTGTGTTTAGATTAACTAAGTCTTTTTTAAATGATTTGGGGGTAAATACCAATGTTGACCCAAGAACCATCAAAATCTACGGTAACGGAGGGGCAATGTTACCAATGGCAAATAGCGTAGATTATCCTTTTGATGTTATGGAAAATGCTATAGAATTTGTTGGAGAAGAGGATGGAGTTTTTAACAATGAGGATTATATATTAATGTATGCTGAAGGACCAACAGGCTACAATGAGGAGAGCGAAACAAATATAAATGCCTATACGGATAGATCTTATTATTACGTAAACATTAGTAGTGGTGAAGGGAAAAGAATTCAGGAACTTTCTCAACCAGATGCGGAACCGGACCTAGTGATTGATACCT
Coding sequences within it:
- a CDS encoding MotA/TolQ/ExbB proton channel family protein, which produces MLSFNLQEGAELLTEEQPVEKTLSIIELIGSGGLAGQVIIAVLFILLIMAVYIYFERLFAIKDASKVDSNFMNQIKDHVSNGKIDSAQMLCAQVNTPVSRLINKGITRIGKPLEDINTAIESAGRLEVYSLEKNVSVLATISGAAPMIGFLGTVIGMILSIFEIANSGGQIDIKLLADGLYTAMTTTVAGLIVGIVGYIAYNHLVVKTDKVVYQMEANSLEFLDHLNEPI
- a CDS encoding biopolymer transporter ExbD translates to MNLRGRNKVTPEFNMSSMTDIVFLLLIFFMLASTLVTTNAIDILLPKASGKTENKKSVAVSITKDLRYYIDQKLVGESVLETQLVSALAGQDKPTVVLRAEKSVPVDNVVKVMDIANRNKFKVILAVKPNN
- a CDS encoding energy transducer TonB, whose translation is MKYFETKYERNSAKITALIMVILILLLFVVGHKYLDPPEEYGVAVNFGNSAVGSGDVQPTKPLAPPKETVETPVEEVKPEETVQPQPKEVTETATKAEDVLTEESAEAIAIKKKKEADAKAKAEAERVEREKREAAEKKRLEEEKKRQEEAKKKKALDALIGGVSNSEGTEAGGEGPDGKPGDKGQLDGDPYAPSYFGGSGPGKGGVGYGLGGRGTPSKQIFRQDCNEYGLVVVRIEVDRSGNVVAAEPGIRGTTNTHPCLLEPAKKIALSHKWPADPKAPARQVGFVSINFDVTQ
- a CDS encoding folylpolyglutamate synthase/dihydrofolate synthase family protein, with product MNYQETVNWMFKQLPMYQNLGTSAYKKDLSNTLLLAAELNHPENHFKSIHVAGTNGKGSTSHMLASILQEAGYKVGLYTSPHLKDFRERIKINGEDISEDFVVDFIDKHLDFFQNNHLSFFEMTVGMAFDYFAKSKVDIAIIEVGLGGRLDSTNIITPLVSVITNIGLDHTQFLGNDLVSIAKEKAGIIKRNVPVVIGETQEETEAVFKDKAGEEGAEIHFADQEIGSVYESDLKGLYQQKNIKTVLQAIQLLRKDEFIISDEAVQSGLKKVSANTGLKGRWQILEENPKIVCDTAHNKEGLKYIVEQLSKENYQQLHIVFGVVNDKSLEPIFELMPKNATYYFCKPDMPRGLDADVLKDEFLNHGFVGEVYSSVNEGLKTAREHAGKSDFIYVGGSTFVVAEII
- the murF gene encoding UDP-N-acetylmuramoyl-tripeptide--D-alanyl-D-alanine ligase: MNIEHLYKAFLECSSVTTDTRKVTTNAIFFALKGDNFNGNTFAQQALESGAKYAVIDEKEYATNPQMILVKDVLTALQELATYHRKKLNLPIIALTGSNGKTTTKELINAVLSTQFRTSATKGNLNNHIGVPLTLLEMTQETEIGIVEMGANHHKEIAFLCSIAQPDYGLITNFGKAHLEGFGSLEGVITAKSELYDYLKVHNKTVFINANDATQLKQIGAYKPVFTFGEATNADANIKLTNAQSEVIVNFDGTEITSHLTGIYNYNNISSAIAIASYFKVATVNIKKGIETYIPSNNRSQFLEKGSNKIILDAYNANPTSMKAALENFIQYNSDLHKTVFLGDMFELGNTSAEEHQAILNYLETHFNGSIYIIGKHFHNTTSNGENTFKFELFEDLKKHLEGIVIENEFILIKGSRGMALERVLELL
- the gldJ gene encoding gliding motility lipoprotein GldJ, yielding MDMKHVLNLRILLALTLSLALFSCNKSSSSKNNSRATGWTINDREGGFQYNTSFKEQETAPGLVFIEGGTFTMGKVQDDVMHDWNNSPNQQHVQSFYMDETEVTNMMYLEYLDWIKRVYPPDDPNFKLIYEGALPDTLVWRNRLGYSEMMTENYLRHPGYGEYPVVGVSWIQAVEFANWRTDRVNEMYLQDAGYLKRDSHLTDASADSNFNTDTYINAPTQTFGGNEEVLRGGNLKPMTDAEGNEINVYASRETGVISPKYRLPSEAEWEYAALGMSELRSYNVYRGRKKYPWNGAYTRSGKRKSRGDQLANFKQGKGDYGGIAGWSDDGADITAKVMSYAPNDYGLYDMAGNVAEWVADVYRPIVDDEFNDFNYYRGNVYTKNAIGEDGTVKIVTPDEIVYDTLSNGKIVARNLPGEILQVPVDDNETYLRTNFDTSDNRNFRDGDVRSSRYYQDNFDESEEGEKVSSTRKMYNSPMHNIERDSAGVLIKEYDKSNARTSLINDNVRVYKGGSWKDRDYWLDPAQRRYFPQDMATDYIGFRCAMSRVGSKSKMKNKTKN